The following nucleotide sequence is from uncultured Draconibacterium sp..
TTAATGCTATATTCAACAAAAATTTCGGGCAAGTTGTAATTAATCAACCAAAAGAAATACCATTGTTATAAAAATCAACACCATGAAGAACCTTTTAATTTTAGCAGCAATCTTTTTACTTTTTTCCTGCAGTCAGAACAAAACCGAGATATACCAGTGGCGAGGAGAAGACCGCAAAGGTATTTTCGATGAACAGAATCTTTTAAAAGAATGGCCGGAAGCAGGACCTGAAGAATTGTGGTATGTTGAAGGTATTGGAGATGGATACGGATCGCCAACAATAACCGATAACGAGATTTTTATAACCGGAGCTATCGACAGCACGGCAACACTATTTTGCATTGATTTAAACGGCGAGGTAAAATGGCAGGTACCTTTTGGAAAAGAATGGGTGACCAGTTATCCGGGATCGCGCTCGCAACCCACTGTTGTTGACGATTTAATTTATGTTGGTTCGGGAATGGGAAACCTTTTTTGCCTGAATCGCTCAAATGGAGCAGTAGTTTGGGAAAAACGTTTTGTGGAAGATTTTAATGGTATTTATCCGCGTTTTGGCCACTCGGAAGCACCTCTTATCGACGGCGATAAAGTATTCTGGACTCCCGGAGGAAAAGAATATAATGTGGTTGGTTTGAACCGTTTTACCGGCGAGTTGCTGTGGAATAATCCTGGTCATGGCGAGCGATCAGGGTATAATCCGGGAACACTAATAAAACTCCCAACACGCCACATTTTTGTAACGTTTTCAGCGTATAACATGATGGGCCTTGACACAGAAACCGGTGAACTTTTGTGGACACACGCACAAGATAATGTTCCGCTTGATAAACGTCAACCCGGCATGGGCGATACACACAGTAACTGTATAATTTACGATAACGGATATATTTATTACGCAGCCGGCGATGGAAACTGTGGAGTAAAACTCCAGCTCTCGGAAGACGGAACTGAAATTTCTGAAGTTTGGCGCAATACAGGTTTCGATAGTTATATGGGCGGAATTGTAAAAATTGACGACCATTTATATGGAAGTGCAACATCAAAAAAATTCTTCAGAAGCATTAATGCAACTAGCGGAGAATTAAGCGACTCGCTAAAATTAGGCTGGGGTGCCGTTGTTGCAGCCGACGATTTGCTGTATTACTACGGTCAGAACGGAACGCTATCTTTAGTTGATTTTGATGATGCCGGAAAAATGAATCAGATCAGCGAATTTAAAATTACAAGAGGGGCGAAAGAACATTTTTCTCACCCGGTAATTAAAAACGGCATTTTATACCAACGACACGGACAAGTGTTGATGGCTTTTGATATAATAACTAAAAGTTAAAGCTCGATATATCGCAAAAACTCTTCTCGAACACCTTTGTCTTTGAATTTTCCGGAATATTCGGCTGTAACGGTACTGCTGCTTTCATCCTGAATTCCGCGCGACGAAACACACATGTGTTTGGCATCGATAACAACAGCCACATCATCGGTTTTTAGTATTGATTTAAGTTCGTTGGCAATTTGTACCGTTAAACGTTCCTGCACCTGCGGACGGCGTGCAAAATAGTCAACTATACGGTTTATTTTGCTTAAACCAATCACTTCGCCCGATGAAATGTAAGCCACGTGTGCTTTTCCAACAATTGGTAAAAAATGATGCTCGCAAGTTGAATTCATATTAATGTTCTTTTCCACCAGCATTTCGCCGTATTTGAATTTATTTTCGAATACGGAAACTTTCGGCTTGTTTGCAGGATTTAATCCGTTGAATATTTCCTGTACAAACATTTTTGCAACACGATGTGGTGTTCCTCTCAAACTGTCGTCATTCAGATCAAGTCCCATTGTTTCCATTATGTCGCGAAACTTGTCTTCAATAATTTCCATTTTCTGTTCATCGCTCAGCACAAAAGCATCATCGCGCATTGGTGTATCAATTGATGTTGCAATATGATTATCTCCTATTGTATCATGATTCTCATGTCCGTTTGCTTTACCATTCTTTTTCTTGTCAATGTTGGAAATTATAATTTCTTCTCTGTAACTCATATTCTGAGGTATTTTTGTTTATACTATCTACGGGTTATTAAACAGACCAAAATTAATTTTGTTTAATCTAGCAAATAGAAATATTAAACAAATTTGATCAAACTTCATGATAAAAAACTAGAATCACCCTTGTGAAATTTGAAACACACTGGTTTTAAACCACATAAAAAGAAGTAAAAGTGAATCAAAATCCTTTTATGTTTAAACGGCTCAATCCCCTATCCTCATTCGTTTACACAGCAAAACAAGAAATCTATTTTTTTTGCCATTTTTTTTCATTTTTCTTTGCCAGTGTAAAAACAATTTCTACTTTTGCACACGCTTTAACAAAGCAACGACGTTCTTTTTAAAAACTGATTAAGTTTTAAATACCAACGCTGAGAGGCGAGGGAGATTTAGCAACTTTAATCATCTTTTGGAGAGATGGGTGAGTGGCTGAAACCACCGGTTTGCTAAACCGGCGTACGGGTAATACTGTACCGGGGGTTCGAATCCCCCTCTCTCCGCATAAATAATTCGGGATGTAGCGCAGTCCGGTTAGCGCACCTGCTTTGGGAGCAGGGGGTCCCAGGTTCGAATCCTGGTATCCCGACCACTGAAAATCAAGGAGTTAAACAAAAGTTTAACTCCTTTTTTATTTGTACGGGTACAACATAGGTACAACAAAATCACCCAATAAAAACCACCAAAAACTACCAGATACACAGAGTCATTCTATGTTATTCAACATTTCGAAAGCCAAATACAGCCAAATGAGCGTAAAATCTACGCCAACACGGATTTTCATTTGATTGCACCTGATAGATTATTTACTTTTAATCGATCAATTATCAATGCTATTGAAAAAATAAAATAATGTTGATGATTACCGGAACCTGTTAACAGATGAGCCAATATGGAAACAATAATCAAGAAATCAGGAGTAATTATATTTCGATTCAACCGGAAACTCCGGTGGATCTTCAATATTAGAATATTACGTAACCACAATACAACGATCCTTTTTATACTGTTTGTTTGTCTTCTGATTCTGTTATTCGGACTCTGGGGCATGGGATTTTCATTTATCCATGTTATCCTCTACTCTGCCATAAGCATAACAATACTTTTCTTGACTTTACTTTATATCGGATCGCTGAATGAAGCTCGCAGATTATCAAAGCAAGTACCCTCCGGTTGTTTTCAGTTTGTGAAAAGTAATTTGAATGGAATCCATATACCAGACCTAGGATTCGTGGAAACGGATCAGGAAAATATAAACCTGGTACTAAATGGACTTGAAATAAAAAGTAAAATCGATTTTAAACTGGTATCAGATAATCGGGCTGCAGCTGATTATAAAAAGCTGTTTAGAATACTGCATTTACTTATTAATGGAGGAATTAGAGATTTCAAAAAGGAACGAAAAGAGATCCTTTTCAATTTCATTGAAAATACATTTACTCTAAATGGTTCGGAAGTAAAAAGGGCGAGTTTGAACTCGCGGTTTTCAGAGTTTGTGAATGAAAGTGAAACGGAATTTTCTGAAAACCTAAAGGCCTTTCAGAAAATACTTTTTCGATAGACGGTATTTCTCCCGTAATTAGCCCGTAATTCAAATTACCCTCTTGATTTACTGCCACATACAGTTACATATTTGCAGATGAGATTTTCTCGCATCAAGCGTCATTACTCATTAATAAATATGTCACCTATGGAAAATCAAGTATTTCTATCAAAACAGGTTCTTAGCGAACTGAAACAAATTAAAACTCTACTCGCAGAGAACAAAACCGTTTTTAATGTTGAAGAACTGGCTCAGTACACCGGGCTATCGAAAAGCAAAATTTACAAGCTGCTCAGTAAAAAACTTATCCCAACCGGTACCAATGCCAATATCCGGCAAAAATTCTTTTATAAAAAGGACATCGATCTTTGGTTGATGGGTATTTCCGAAGAAGAACTGGAAGACGAGGAAAAATTCAACCAGATGCTATCCGGAAACCGAAAGTATTAAAACCGGCGTTCACCAGCCTCTTTAAGTTATATCTTAATCCAGTACGGTTATGGAAGAAAAAGCATCCGGTTTATACATTGCCAATAATCCCAAAAAGAAAACTGTTTTTGATTACACAGCTGATTATCTTTTTGAAAAATACGACATCAGGTATAACGAAATATCTCATGACTACCAGATTTCATTAATTGGAGAGAACCAGTGGCACTATCTTAATATCAATTCACTGATTATTGAACTCACAAAAGCCGGTATCGAGATTTCGCCCGGCAAACTGGAAATCTTTATCAAGTCAGAACTCATTGCAAAACATAATCCGATTCTGAATTATTTTGTATCATTACCCAAATGGGATGGCATCGATTACATACAGAAACTGTGTTCTTATGTTCCTACCTATGAAGATGAAGCCTTTCTGTATCACTTTCGGAAATGGTTGGTACGAGCAGTCAGGTGTGCCCTGGAACCTGACTATTTTAACAAGCAGGCTTTCATTCTTAGTCACAAAGGTCAAAGTTCAGGAAAATCAACCTGGTGCAGGTTTCTTTGTCCCCCGCTACTTTCGGAATATATGGCTGAAGACATCAGCAACGATAAGGATGCACGCATTCAACTTTGCCGGAATTTTCTGCTTAACCTCGACGAACTGGCCGTACTCTCCAGAAAAGATGTAAATGCTTTAAAAGCCTTCTTTTCGAAAACTTTTATCAATGAAAGATTACCCTACGATAAAAAGAACACTACCCTACCACGGATCTGTTCTTTCGTGGGATCTACAAATATGGCCTCCTTTCTCAGTGATGAAACCGGTTCTGTTCGCTGGTTGTGTTTTGAACTTCGTGATAAAATTGACTTTGCCTATTCAAAAGAAGTGGATATTAATAAGGTTTGGAGCCAGGCTTTTCATTATGCTTATCAGCTGGAAGATTTTGACGCAGAACTGTCACTAAAAGATGTAACTGAGAACGAGGAACGAAATAAGAAGTACACCCGGCTCTCAACCGAACAGGAATTAATTGCAAAGTATTACGAAAAATCTCAGGATATGGAAGATTTTGTAACTGCATCGGATGTTGAGATTGCTTTAAGCTATCTAAACCTGAGATTGAACCACATCAATATTGGCAAAGCTTTGTCGGGATTTAATTTTCAGCGGGTAAAAAACCCCAAAAGACAGGTCTGGGGTTACCTGGCCCGATCAAATATTAATTCCAGCTAAATAACAGTTTTCTGCAAAAAAGCAGAAAACAAGTTACCTACTTACCTAAAAAAATGAAAAGTACTATAAACACTGAGCTTTGCTTAGGTAAGATGAACAGTATTTAAGTTACCTGGAACTTACCTAAGTTACCTATCAGGTAAGATAGGTAGGATTAAAAATCAACCTACCTATATCCTAAAAAGCTGATAATCTGATCTGAGGTAAGTAGGTAAGTGAAAATCAACTTTTTTAAAAATTTTACTGATGAAAAAAGAAAAACTACAATGCGATACGGCCCGTGAAATTCCGATTACAGAATTTCTGAAAAGATCCGGATACTCACCGGTAAAAGAAAACCAACATTCAGCCTGGTACCTTAGCCCGATTAGAAAGGAAAATGAAGCCTCATTTAAGGTTTCCAAAGTTCTTAACCGCTGGTACGACCATGGTCTTGGAAAAGGAGGAAATATTATCGACCTGGTAATTGAAATGAATAACAACTGCAGCGTCAGTGAAGCGCTGGCGATTTTGGCTAAAAACATACCATCTTTCTCTTTTCAACAGCAGAGAAATTTGGTTGCGCTAGCGTCTGAACCGGAAATCCGGATCGATAAGATCCTCCCCATTCGGCATCCGGCTTTAATCAAATATTTGTTGCAAAGAAAAATAGATGCAAAAACTGCAAGCCGTTTTGCCAGTCAGGTTCATTATTCGATTAATCAAAAACGATACTTCGTTTTAGGTTTGGAAAATGTTTCGGGAGGCTGGGAACTCCGAAATCCATATTTTAAAAATGCTGCAGCACCAAAAGACTTTTCCTATTTCACTACAGGTAAACAATTGTTGAGTGTTACAGAAGGCATGTTTGATTTTTTTAGTTTGCTAATGCTTTATCCCGGCTTACCACACCAATCAGATTTTTTGGTATTGAATTCTGTTTCGTTTATCAACCGCATCCATAAGATTGCCCAAACTTATCCAAAAGTTGGTCTTTATCTGGATAATGATTCAGCTGGTAAAAAAGCGACCAAACAGTTATTGGCCGATCTAACGAACAGTGTCGATATGTCGGCCATCTATAAAAATGAAAAAGATCTGAATCAGCTGTTGATAGCCCGAAGCCAACGTCTGCAGAGGTCTCCGTGGTAAGCCATGTCGAGAGGTGCCCAGGTTGCACCATGGGCATCTCTCGCTTTGCTCCCAGGCTCGCAAAGGGGCGCACAGCGCAGGTTCTAAATATTAATTTAAAGGTTAAAGAATATGAGAGTTCGCACAAAATATATCTCGTTTAGAGTAAGCAATATCGAAAAAAGAGCTATCACATTGGCAGCACAGGAATGTGGTTTAGGGACCAGTGAGTTTGCCCGACGGGCATCACTGAACATGAAAGTAACCTTACGGTTTTCGCCCGAGGAATTGGAGGTGTACAATAACCTGCACACCTACCATCGCAATTTTACGGCCATCGGCAACCTGGTAAGAAGCAAACATTTTAATAAGAACGAAACCATTCTCCGGGAACTGGAAGAAGTAATTAAACTGATTAAAATCCACCTTGGAAAGTTTGAACAATGATCGGGAAAGCAAAAAGTATCTCACATACGGTAAATGCTGTCAATTACGCCTTGAAAAAGCCCGGAGCCAAGGAGATCAGCCGGAATAAAGTTGCAGGCGAAACACCCAGGGAAATTGCATCGGAGTTCAGGATCTTTCAGAACCTGAATTCCAAGTGCGGGAAGAATACTTTTTCCATGGTTTTAAGTCCATCCATTCCTGACGGTGATAAACTTAACAATACTGATTTTGCAAAACTGGCCGGAGACTTTCTGAAACGCATGAAATTGAATGATCATCAGTTTATTTCTTTTCTGCATACCGATGAGAAACACAAGCACCTGCACATTTTCGTAAATCGTATTGATTTTGACGGGAAAGCGTACAAGGACCACTTTATCAGCAAAAAGGCGCAGCGAATTGCTGAAAGTGTGGCTAAAGAATGGGGATTTACTACTGCCAAAGAAATTCAGCAGCAAAAAGAGCAACGACTTGGGAGCTATATTAAAGAAGCCCACCAACGGGTTTTGACCGTAATGCCCCGCGACATTAATGATTATGCCCAACTGATGGAAGAGTATGGAATCCAAACTCACAGGAGAATTGCCTCTGATGGAAAAGTTGTTGGGTTGAAATTCCAGATTGGAGAGGAAACCATAAAAGGCAGTAGTGTTGGCCGGGAGTTTAGTGCTGCCAATCTGCAAAAACAGATTCTGCAAAATTATGAAATGATGTACCGTGTCGAACGAGAAAAACAAAGAAAACAAGAACAACAAAACCGTCCTTCAAGGGATTTTGGAATAAGCTTTTAATACCATGAGAAAAAATTTATCGCAACAAAAGTTACTGGAGATTTTAACCTCCGAAATTGAAACACTCAAACAAACCACTGAGAATATAAATGAGATTGCTCCTGAAATTGCCAGGCAATTACAGATTCTTAAATCATCAAAACTGAAATATGAGGTTGACACCGATAAAATGGAGCAACTTCTAAAAGATCATGAACAGGAATTAGAAAAAAGTGTTGTTATCCCACATTGGTTTTTATGGGTGCTTGCCGGAATAATGATTTGGTTAATTATTCAAAATGTGGTTTATCTTTATCTGAAATAATCAACTGCTAAAAGCACTAAAAACTTTTTTTTACTCAGCCACCTTCAAACACACCATCTGACGTTGTCCTTTTATCAGCAGTTTTCCATCAGCCAATGCAATAGGTGCCCAGTTTTGGTTCGTACCAACAATACCTATTACCCTTTCATTTCCTGTCATACCACTTTCTGTTAAGATGGTTGCCGAAGCAAGTTGTTTGAATCCAGTTGGATCCGGTTCAATTAGATAAAGGGTTGTTTCACCATCTGTAGCCAGAATAAGCCCATCAGCCAAAATCATACTTCCCTTGTTAAAAGCAGGATTTCTTTTGGTTTTCCACATTATTTCTCCATCGCTATTCATACAAACGAGTCCATCACGGGTTTCGTTATTTGAAAATTGTGCATAGAAATAGCCATTTACTGACAAGGGGGGTTTTGTGTGTTCTCCAAATTCCGATGTTTTAAACAGTTCATTCACCTTGTATTCGGTACCACTCTTTTCGATTTGAAGCATTGCAGCACCGGAACGATATCCACCAACGATCAAGACCTTGTTTTCTCCGGCATCAAAAGCGCTTGATGAGGGAATCCAGCAACTCCAATTAGAATAAGTCCAAAGCACTTCGCCATTTTTAGGATCTATACCTACCACATTACTTGGCTTTGATTCACCGCCACCGAAACCTCCGCTGGATGCTGTAATCATCACTACCTGGTCTTCGCCATCCACTTTTGCAATGGCCGGGCTTACATATCCTAAAGTACCCAATGATGGAGTTTTCCAAACTACATCTCCTGTTTCTTTGTTATAGGCAACCACTCCTACTTCGGGAGTTTGCGATGCGACTATCAGTAAGTCTCCATATATCAAAGGACACTGAGCAATTCCCCACATCGGGAAATGTGTACCACCAGCCATCCCGGCAAAAGCATCTTCGCCTTCTTTAGCAGGTTCACCACCAAAATCGGTCCATACATTTTTCGTCCAGACTGGTTCATGTGTATTGATATCTATGCAATATAATTCACCATTCTGCCCGCAGGAATAAACATATTTGTAGTCGACAGCCGGGACACTTCTTGAACCCGGAAATTCTACTTCTCCAGGAGATTCATAGCTGTACTTCCACAATTCTGCACCTGTATTCAGATCAAAACACCTTACGTGATCGCCGTATTTATCTTCACGATCCAACATATATACTTTGCCGTCTTTTACAACCGGGCCTCCGAAACCAATTTGAACATCGGTGGTCCAAAGTACTTCTGGACCATTTTCAGGCCACTCACGAAGAAGATTTTTCTGAGGTGAAGTACTGTTCCCTTCAGGACCGAGAAACTGTGGCCAGTCTTGGGCTTGAATACTTGTAGTTCCGGCAAGTACAAAACAAAACACTTTCAATAGGTTAATAGGATTGATTTTCATAATATTTTAATTAAAAGGATTGAATTTGGTTTAATAAATTTAGAACAGATGGTTATTCAGAACCAATACAAGAGACGAATAGTCTGCTGCGCGGATGTTAGGACATATATTCGGGAATCAATCAGTTGGTAGCCTCATCGTACTCCTCGTCAGTAACAGGCCCAATCCAATTCGCACCTCCTTCATCACTGTTCAAACTAATAGCAATATGGGCAAATTCGCTGTCGGCAGCTGCTCCATGCCAATGAACAACATCTCTTGGAATCTCAACAACATCACCTTTATGCAATAATCGTGCAGGCTGACCTAATGCCTGATAATACCCCTTTCCTACCGTTATAAACAGAACCTGACCTCCCGGATGCGAATGCCAGTTTGTCCTTGCCTTTGGTTCAAACGTTACGTTCCCAAATCGTGCATGTAATGTACTATCGTTGGCACCCATCATTTGCAACCATACTGTACCGGCAAAATTAGGACTATCAATTTTTTCTCCTTTAGGGAAAATAGATTCGCTTTCTGCCTTTGTTTCATTTGATTTCATCTCAGTGTTACAAGCTGATGAAACAATTATTAATAGAATCGAAATAAATTTTACCAAATTTTTCATTGTTCTGAATTTTCAATTTTATGACTACCTATTTTCAAGCACTTCATTCAAAACTGCTTGTGCAGCTTTGGCTTCCTTTTTACCAACCGTTGATTTCAACACAGCAACAAACTCGTTTAACTGTTCAGGAGTGTATCCCACATTTAAGCAAATTGATAAATGACTACGCAACATTGGCTCAGCACGCCCAATTGCACTAATAACCGAAACTGTTACCAATTCGCGTTCTGCATAAGTTAGAACATCACGGTCGAAAATATCTGCAAACAAATGTTCTTTCAGAAAGACTTCGATAACCGGAGCAAAAGCAGCATAACCGGTTTGAGGTCCGTCTAAAGACCTCCCGATGAGTGTTTCCAGATTTGCTTTTCCTCGGTCATATTTGCTGCGATCATCATTTAACTGTGAAGCTTCAATTCCTTCTACATCATTTATTCCTTTAGCTTCCCGTTCCTCTATAACTTCCATAAAAGTTTGCAATCCACGTATACTCCTTGGAAATCCGCAATACGCGTAAAGATGAACCATAATCTCTTTAATCTGATTAACAGTGAGGCCAGCATCCAATCCAGCATGTAAAGCAGGTTTCAATTGGTCTAATTCGCTCTGGGCTGTAAGTGCAGCAATTGGAATAAGGCTTTTTTGCCTTGCAGTTAATGTCATATTCGATCCTTCTTTGTTCTGTGCAAGCACGCTTTCACAAAAGCACGTTGCAACTATCATTATTATTAAAATTAGTATTCCTATTTTCTTCATGTCATTAATGATTTTTATTAAACTCAAGTTATTGTGCTTTGGTGAATTTCTGATTAAAAGTATAACTAACACCCACATTCCACAGAAAATCATAGTCTGAAGGAATGTTAGAGTCAATTGGTTGAGTAATCAATCCTGAAAGGGAAAACGGGCTATTCTTATTACTGATAAAGAATCGGGTACTAAAAAAAACTCCGTCTTCACCCATTTTTAGGAAGTAAACTTCCGGCCTCACCCTTGCTACAAAATTTTTATAAAGTGGGATATTTGAAATCGTAGGTTGGAACGAAGCCAGGTAAGTATTTTTTATCATGTATGGATCTAATCCACGGGCATAAAAAAGGTAGGCGCCTAAACCAATGTATTTATTTAGTTGATAACTGGGTGTCATAGCACCGGTCAAATACCGATTTGTCCTGTTAACCTCTCTGTCTGATCCGTCGGCATTGTATAAACCTATTGTTTTAAAAGAAAGAGAATAATTAGCATGGTAAGTAAGTTTAAATCTTTCGCTAACTAATCCATAGTATCTCCACCATAGAACCATTGCCCAAGGTTTACCGTCTTCCAATGAGAAACGGAATTGTGGTTCAAAGCTCAATTTTCGTCCCAGTTTCATATCTAATATTAAGGCAGGTTTTCCTAAAGTGAGGTTTGGAATAGTTGATATACCTTTGTTCTGCATAGTAACAACAGCAGTGAAGTTATTCAACTTTTGGTCAGCAACATCTTTATCTTGAGCCGACAAATGAGATAATATGAAAATACAAAGAACTGTTATTGTCAGCTTTGCATGAATCCTGTTTTTAAAAAATATAACCATTACTCACCATTTAAAAATCCCTGAATATTCATCCATTCATAAAACTGATTAATCCAATTGTCAACGGGTAAATCCTGTTTACGCATACCAAAACCGTGGCCACCTTTTGAATACACATGAAATTCAACACTTTTTCCAGCATCCAGCCAGGCTTTATAAACGCCACCCGCCTTTGAAGCAACATTTGCATCATCGGCTGCACAAGCCATAAACATTGGTGCTGCATCCTCCGGCACAACTAATTTCTCAATTGCAAAACCGTAAATCGGTGCAACAAAATCAGGGCGGCTTTCTGCATCATGTTTGAGGGCTACACCCATTGTAACCACACCACCGGCAGAAAAACCCATTATCCCAATTCTATTTTGTTTGATATTATATTTGGCGGCATTTGCACGAATGTATTTTACCGCCTGCCGGCCATCTTCTTCTGCAAGTGCAATAATATTTTCAACCTTTGGATATTTCGCCAGTTCAGCTTCAGGATTACCGGTGGCTGTTACACTCATCATCTGACCCAAAAATTCCCCTGCATTCGTCATAACATCTTCACCTTCGGGACCGGTGTCAGCCAGACGATATTTGAGTACAAAGGCTGCGATGCCATGTTCCTGAAGCCATTTTCCAACCTGAGTACCTTCGTTTTCCAATGAAAGCCAAACGAAACCACCTCCCGGAGCAACAACAACAGCTGCCCCGGTTGCTTTGTCTTCTTCGGGAAGAAAAACGGTTAAGGTCGGATCAACAACATTTCTCACCATTTTCCCACCCCACTGGGTATATTCCACTTCTTTTTGTGTCCAGTTTTCAGATCCCGGAGCCATTCCATTATATAATGAAACTACCGTTTGCTGAGCTTGTAATGAACACGATATCAGAAGTAAAGTAATTCCGAATAAAAGTTTGTTCATCTTGTTTTTTGGAATGATTTATTTGATGTGGAACATTGGGAATCCTGCTATACAAAAATTGTATTTTCAATACCAGGATTCCCAAGTTCCCTATTTTAGTTGAGATGGACCTCTCTTATCAGAGCTTAAATACCGCCACGGTTTTGTATTTTATCTCTGTTCTTCATTGCCTTTTCAATTACATCCAGACGTGCTTTCGTAGGATCAGTCTCCCCTACGGCTTTACCATCGCGTTGGAATTCGAGGATCTGGTTTGTTTTGGGATTATTTACAGGCCAGTTCGGCAAACCCTTTCCATTCGGATTACCTGTTTTAGCAAAGTTAACCCAGTAGGCATTCATTACTTTTGCGACCTCTTTGTCTTCTGCTGTCGGAGTAGGTGGTGGCCCGAAACCCCCTCCTTCCCCAAGGTTATCGAAAGCAAAGGAAATATCTGTTCCATGTCCGGGACCATAAGGTGCTCTTTCTGCCATGTAAGATGGCACATAATCAAAAAGGAAAATATAGGCCGGTTCGCCAATTTCTGTAAATTCACGAGCTGTAAAACGAGCCGGTTCTGCCCATACCCAGTCGGTATTGAATCTTGCCTGTACTTCAGCGAATTCTTTGTTTCCATCCGGATCGTAGGCTGCTTTTGCCTCATTCTCCAAATCACCGAACAGAGAGAAAAGTTCTTCTTTTGTTGTGCTTGAATTAACGAAACCTCCGCCAATTTCTGCACTATTATTCCCCATCATAACCGGAACCTTTGCCTGTCGGCCTGCCTTGTATGCACTCTCTGCTGTTTCAACAACAAATTTATAATCGAGAATCGGGCCTGGATAAATGCGCGGACCACCCTGTCCATCTGTTTCTCCACCACCGACAATATCTACAACAGGAAGAGCACGAAGTTTAGCCAGCGCGGCTGCATCCGTTCCTTCAATACCATGCATTTTTGCAAAGTTTATTCCGATTGTTTCAGCAGAAACCGGGTATAGCGGATTTGCATTTTCTTTATTGATTGGCCTGCCGGTAAGAACTCCGTCCCGTCCTCCGCTGGAATGACCGATTGCCTTATGGAAAAGCCCCTGTGCTGCGGGTATGGTAAGGAGTGAGTGTACAGCAACGCCTCCTGCAGAGAAGCCAAAAATGGTCACGTTTTCAGAATCCCCTCCAAACGCGGAAATATTATCTTTCACCCACTGTAAAGCTGCTATCATATCCATAAAGGCATAACTGCCTTTGGCTTCTTCAGGGTGTTCCGCACTCAATGCCGGAAAAGCAAAATGCCCCAAACGGCCAAGACGATAATTCATCGAAACCAGAATTGTTCCTTTTTTGGCAAATCCATCTCCTGATGTGTTGCCACTTCCTCCCGTAAATCCACCACCATGAATCCAAACCATAACAGGTAATTTTTCTCC
It contains:
- a CDS encoding PQQ-binding-like beta-propeller repeat protein; translation: MKINPINLLKVFCFVLAGTTSIQAQDWPQFLGPEGNSTSPQKNLLREWPENGPEVLWTTDVQIGFGGPVVKDGKVYMLDREDKYGDHVRCFDLNTGAELWKYSYESPGEVEFPGSRSVPAVDYKYVYSCGQNGELYCIDINTHEPVWTKNVWTDFGGEPAKEGEDAFAGMAGGTHFPMWGIAQCPLIYGDLLIVASQTPEVGVVAYNKETGDVVWKTPSLGTLGYVSPAIAKVDGEDQVVMITASSGGFGGGESKPSNVVGIDPKNGEVLWTYSNWSCWIPSSSAFDAGENKVLIVGGYRSGAAMLQIEKSGTEYKVNELFKTSEFGEHTKPPLSVNGYFYAQFSNNETRDGLVCMNSDGEIMWKTKRNPAFNKGSMILADGLILATDGETTLYLIEPDPTGFKQLASATILTESGMTGNERVIGIVGTNQNWAPIALADGKLLIKGQRQMVCLKVAE
- a CDS encoding cupin domain-containing protein, which codes for MKNLVKFISILLIIVSSACNTEMKSNETKAESESIFPKGEKIDSPNFAGTVWLQMMGANDSTLHARFGNVTFEPKARTNWHSHPGGQVLFITVGKGYYQALGQPARLLHKGDVVEIPRDVVHWHGAAADSEFAHIAISLNSDEGGANWIGPVTDEEYDEATN
- a CDS encoding carboxymuconolactone decarboxylase family protein — protein: MKKIGILILIIMIVATCFCESVLAQNKEGSNMTLTARQKSLIPIAALTAQSELDQLKPALHAGLDAGLTVNQIKEIMVHLYAYCGFPRSIRGLQTFMEVIEEREAKGINDVEGIEASQLNDDRSKYDRGKANLETLIGRSLDGPQTGYAAFAPVIEVFLKEHLFADIFDRDVLTYAERELVTVSVISAIGRAEPMLRSHLSICLNVGYTPEQLNEFVAVLKSTVGKKEAKAAQAVLNEVLENR
- a CDS encoding alpha/beta hydrolase; this encodes MNKLLFGITLLLISCSLQAQQTVVSLYNGMAPGSENWTQKEVEYTQWGGKMVRNVVDPTLTVFLPEEDKATGAAVVVAPGGGFVWLSLENEGTQVGKWLQEHGIAAFVLKYRLADTGPEGEDVMTNAGEFLGQMMSVTATGNPEAELAKYPKVENIIALAEEDGRQAVKYIRANAAKYNIKQNRIGIMGFSAGGVVTMGVALKHDAESRPDFVAPIYGFAIEKLVVPEDAAPMFMACAADDANVASKAGGVYKAWLDAGKSVEFHVYSKGGHGFGMRKQDLPVDNWINQFYEWMNIQGFLNGE
- a CDS encoding carboxylesterase family protein, which codes for MKTLLSGLIFILFAFSINAQTSGPEVKTKSGIVRGVTEGDVTSFKGIPFAAPPVGEFRWRPPQPVKSWDGVRDATEFGPTCAAVGWGAAPGTISEGSSEDCLYLNVWTPADAIKGEKLPVMVWIHGGGFTGGSGNTSGDGFAKKGTILVSMNYRLGRLGHFAFPALSAEHPEEAKGSYAFMDMIAALQWVKDNISAFGGDSENVTIFGFSAGGVAVHSLLTIPAAQGLFHKAIGHSSGGRDGVLTGRPINKENANPLYPVSAETIGINFAKMHGIEGTDAAALAKLRALPVVDIVGGGETDGQGGPRIYPGPILDYKFVVETAESAYKAGRQAKVPVMMGNNSAEIGGGFVNSSTTKEELFSLFGDLENEAKAAYDPDGNKEFAEVQARFNTDWVWAEPARFTAREFTEIGEPAYIFLFDYVPSYMAERAPYGPGHGTDISFAFDNLGEGGGFGPPPTPTAEDKEVAKVMNAYWVNFAKTGNPNGKGLPNWPVNNPKTNQILEFQRDGKAVGETDPTKARLDVIEKAMKNRDKIQNRGGI